A single window of Chitinophagales bacterium DNA harbors:
- a CDS encoding penicillin acylase family protein — protein MIKNILLILSLLLITIGFLIRDYLPSLNEFQEDGTLIIDVFEEDVIIKRDENGIPYVFANSLADVIRGQGFVAAQDRLFQITLYQKVIAGRLSSVIGEAGYESDIEMKILDIAGNAKRHAPYLDEESRNYLQWYADGFNAYLKNCEDEFPFELQLLELEPEPFTVKSILSILHFVGFTHGQNYRDEIMGLNLAAELGAAKATKLRPLNINPDRKNPINQVMDSLLGMSNVKIPNVKASNIKIPLLGGVRGGFGAPTSLPYTGSNNWTTNAEHSQNGAPIVSNDPHLDARILPGTWHPVGLFCPQGKAIGGAIPGIPGILTGRTEHLAFGITNAYGDSQDLFIEEVDPNNSANYMDNGESIPFEVREIAITTKGKNASSQIKLQVRYTKRGPIISDFKEFGITTEQPISLQWSLANITSPAIGINHLLTAKNVYEMDSLVAAKIDVMYFNLVFADTKGNIGHRSTGQIPIRANYNGATAQTADSLHNWKGFIPKTEMPGQINPAKGWLGTSNHDVVPDDYPYYYSAHFSPNYRYLRQKELMESKPQLSPEDHWSFILDVTNLHAKRFAPLFAKILLKENETKEMGLLLQNWDYKDEISSTAATVFHVLHEELARFVFGDDMSPELLDKYLNMRYYWLQRSDEIIEKGEEEWLDIQTTETAEDLDKLLVMAAKASKERLTQLFGENRNDWTWGKMHPITFVSPLRQKGFGRDWVGGGVHPANGSGETLNRGQYDLKGEKYESQWFSSMRMVADLSDAEKIRAVVSGGNVARQFHPYFESQLDAWLSGEWLYWWFDEAKIEEHTVHELVLKPF, from the coding sequence ATGATCAAAAATATACTACTCATTCTTTCTCTTTTGCTTATTACGATAGGCTTTTTAATAAGGGACTACCTCCCAAGCCTCAATGAATTTCAAGAAGATGGAACGCTTATCATAGACGTCTTCGAAGAAGATGTCATCATCAAACGAGACGAAAACGGAATACCCTATGTCTTTGCCAATAGTTTGGCAGATGTGATACGAGGTCAAGGGTTTGTAGCCGCACAAGATAGATTGTTTCAGATAACTTTGTACCAAAAAGTGATTGCAGGAAGACTATCGTCTGTGATTGGAGAAGCAGGTTATGAGTCGGACATAGAAATGAAAATCTTAGATATAGCTGGTAACGCCAAACGCCATGCGCCGTATTTGGATGAAGAAAGCCGAAATTACCTGCAATGGTATGCCGATGGCTTCAATGCCTATTTGAAGAACTGTGAAGACGAATTTCCTTTTGAGTTACAATTGTTGGAATTAGAGCCAGAACCTTTCACCGTCAAAAGCATATTGTCCATCTTACATTTTGTAGGATTTACACATGGTCAAAACTACCGAGACGAAATCATGGGCTTGAATTTGGCAGCAGAATTGGGTGCAGCAAAAGCCACAAAATTGCGCCCACTAAACATCAACCCCGACCGCAAAAATCCAATCAATCAAGTAATGGATTCACTTTTGGGAATGTCCAATGTGAAAATCCCCAATGTAAAAGCCTCCAATATAAAAATCCCCCTCCTTGGAGGGGTTAGGGGAGGTTTCGGTGCCCCCACAAGCCTCCCCTACACAGGCTCCAACAACTGGACAACCAACGCCGAACATTCTCAAAACGGTGCACCCATCGTTTCCAACGATCCACATTTAGATGCACGAATTTTGCCAGGCACTTGGCACCCCGTTGGATTGTTTTGTCCACAAGGCAAGGCTATAGGGGGGGCAATTCCAGGCATACCAGGCATTTTAACAGGTAGAACCGAGCATTTAGCCTTTGGAATCACCAATGCTTATGGCGACAGCCAAGATTTGTTCATTGAAGAAGTCGACCCCAACAACTCTGCAAACTACATGGACAATGGCGAAAGCATACCCTTTGAAGTAAGAGAAATTGCCATTACTACGAAGGGAAAAAATGCAAGTAGCCAAATCAAATTGCAGGTACGATATACCAAAAGAGGTCCGATTATCTCTGATTTCAAAGAATTTGGTATCACCACTGAGCAGCCAATTTCCCTTCAATGGTCTTTGGCAAATATTACCTCTCCTGCAATAGGAATCAACCATTTATTAACTGCAAAAAATGTGTATGAAATGGATTCCCTCGTTGCAGCAAAGATAGATGTGATGTACTTCAATCTGGTTTTTGCAGACACCAAAGGCAACATCGGACACCGAAGCACAGGACAAATTCCGATTCGAGCCAACTACAATGGAGCAACTGCTCAAACTGCTGATTCACTGCACAACTGGAAAGGATTTATTCCCAAAACCGAAATGCCTGGACAAATCAATCCTGCAAAAGGTTGGCTCGGCACTTCCAACCACGATGTTGTGCCAGACGATTACCCCTACTACTATTCCGCCCATTTTTCACCCAACTACCGCTACCTGCGCCAAAAAGAACTCATGGAGTCAAAACCTCAACTAAGTCCTGAAGACCATTGGAGCTTCATTTTGGATGTCACCAACTTACATGCCAAACGTTTTGCGCCCTTGTTTGCGAAAATTTTATTGAAGGAAAATGAAACAAAGGAAATGGGGCTTTTGCTGCAAAATTGGGACTATAAAGACGAAATTTCTTCAACGGCTGCAACGGTTTTTCATGTATTGCATGAGGAGTTAGCAAGATTCGTTTTTGGAGATGATATGTCGCCTGAATTGTTGGATAAATACTTGAATATGCGCTACTATTGGCTGCAACGCTCAGATGAAATCATCGAAAAAGGAGAGGAGGAATGGTTGGATATTCAAACAACCGAAACGGCGGAAGATTTGGACAAACTTTTGGTGATGGCTGCAAAAGCAAGCAAAGAAAGATTGACCCAATTATTCGGCGAAAATAGGAACGATTGGACTTGGGGCAAAATGCACCCTATCACCTTTGTTAGCCCTTTGCGGCAAAAAGGTTTTGGTAGGGACTGGGTCGGTGGAGGTGTTCATCCCGCCAATGGCTCGGGCGAAACACTGAATCGGGGTCAATACGATTTGAAGGGCGAAAAATACGAAAGTCAGTGGTTTAGTTCGATGCGGATGGTGGCGGATTTGAGTGACGCTGAAAAAATTCGAGCTGTTGTTTCGGGCGGCAATGTGGCTCGGCAATTCCATCCTTATTTTGAGTCACAATTGGATGCTTGGCTGAGTGGTGAATGGCTGTATTGGTGGTTCGATGAGGCGAAAATTGAAGAACATACGGTGCATGAGTTGGTGTTGAAGCCCTTTTAA
- a CDS encoding FtsX-like permease family protein yields the protein MEIIEGRAFDRNLSTDSITTYILNESAVKGFGWENPIGKEITEMNTHQSEIVPGRIIGVVKDFHTEGFTKQIKPMILNINSRYNYNVAIRISSNNIAESLSHIEEVWTGFEPEYPFHYDFLDQKFASLYSAEERLGKVFLYFTLLAIFIACLGLFGLASYTAEQRTKEIGIRKVLGASIGNITVLLTKEFIVLVLISNIIAWPIAYFMMQKWTETFAYPADITIWTFGLASILGLVIAVVTVSFQAVKAAVGNPVRALRYE from the coding sequence TTGGAAATAATTGAAGGGCGGGCTTTTGACCGCAATCTTTCAACGGATAGCATTACGACTTATATCCTCAATGAATCGGCAGTGAAAGGTTTTGGGTGGGAAAATCCTATTGGAAAAGAAATTACCGAAATGAATACTCACCAATCCGAAATAGTTCCTGGTAGAATTATTGGAGTTGTAAAAGACTTTCATACAGAAGGTTTTACCAAACAAATCAAGCCAATGATTTTGAACATCAATTCTCGATACAACTACAATGTAGCCATTCGAATCAGTTCCAACAATATTGCAGAAAGTTTGTCACACATTGAAGAAGTATGGACGGGTTTTGAACCTGAATATCCTTTTCACTATGATTTCCTTGACCAAAAATTTGCCTCGCTTTACAGTGCCGAAGAGCGACTGGGCAAGGTGTTTTTGTACTTCACTTTGTTGGCGATTTTCATTGCTTGCTTGGGTTTGTTTGGTTTGGCTTCTTACACTGCCGAACAGCGCACCAAAGAAATCGGTATTCGCAAAGTGTTGGGTGCTTCGATTGGCAACATTACCGTTCTACTCACCAAAGAGTTCATTGTCTTGGTCTTAATATCCAACATCATCGCGTGGCCGATTGCCTACTTTATGATGCAAAAATGGACAGAAACCTTTGCTTATCCTGCTGATATTACGATTTGGACATTTGGTTTGGCGAGTATTTTGGGTTTGGTGATTGCGGTTGTGACAGTGAGTTTTCAAGCGGTCAAGGCTGCTGTTGGGAATCCTGTTCGGGCGTTGAGGTATGAATGA
- a CDS encoding energy transducer TonB yields MKYLFFALLLFPFNEAFAQKTKFKRVTFGKTKNVKEEYHVLKKDKKIKQGEYTSYHFNGNVKETGQYLNDQKDGKWLVYHKDGSLSEVQHYQLGQKLEIEEQPLKENFIPKRFSKCYNRKIKPLVYVAIKYPPMAREEGVEGIVELSYSFGKNCNLEEIKVVKSVGYGCDEEAIEVIKRLVYLTKSKFPEKCEDISNYIPTAICFRLN; encoded by the coding sequence ATGAAATACTTATTTTTTGCACTTCTATTATTTCCCTTCAATGAAGCATTTGCTCAAAAGACGAAGTTCAAACGAGTCACTTTTGGCAAAACCAAAAACGTGAAAGAAGAATACCATGTCTTGAAGAAAGACAAAAAAATCAAGCAGGGCGAGTACACTTCTTACCACTTCAATGGAAATGTCAAAGAAACAGGTCAATACCTAAACGACCAGAAAGATGGAAAATGGCTGGTGTATCACAAAGATGGTTCTTTGAGTGAGGTTCAACATTATCAATTAGGTCAAAAGTTAGAAATTGAGGAACAGCCATTAAAGGAAAATTTCATTCCCAAACGATTTAGCAAATGCTATAACCGAAAAATAAAACCACTCGTTTATGTAGCAATCAAGTATCCTCCAATGGCAAGAGAGGAAGGAGTAGAAGGCATTGTGGAACTAAGCTATAGCTTTGGAAAAAACTGCAACTTAGAAGAAATCAAAGTAGTGAAATCCGTAGGTTATGGGTGCGACGAAGAAGCAATAGAAGTAATAAAAAGGCTTGTTTATCTAACTAAAAGCAAATTTCCCGAAAAATGTGAAGATATATCCAACTATATTCCTACGGCTATTTGTTTTCGTTTAAATTGA
- a CDS encoding PKD domain-containing protein: MKNLLLLTISLFFCTTLWSKCSIRIQDYYPDYKDDTGLTYIFKVRDYANSSHSTWAFGDGVVRTFDYSGVGKDRMEIHRYQFPGIYHVVVTTCEGAKDDVTIVAEGNYYIPSCEERFEYNIEVLPKHNELNLNLKYQLYNHTAWLLDGEKLFLGDSLNETIYYPSKRDLIVSSWDKSGYFMCKDKLLLDFEVDFHSDFTYRLNSYNHPLMHFYNKSWGEEYLSTWSFGDGIVSNYLNPSHSFTDVGTYEVCLYVEDTTLVQTANLCQKVTINCIGDFTFELDTAYANVVHFNFENTGLGVLPVFTFSNGDVVQPTKTSFTHIFPDTYKDISVCAKSPLEGCPEYYCHAIQFSTRTRCEAKFKVRPLREGFYYFFENTSEYEGENPSFNWNPAPYGYYSDKDSTEHIIHGNYHNFNSTNPVLKLTMEDGCYSEYTGDKVYYAKDIDRIFRPAPCFIVTETTPNAYQFENLTPFAHSYLWDFGDGLTDTSKNVTHHYESEGFYQVCLTAYKGGGFTEVVSQSFCEWLNIGNIDTCAARFLPLRYYQFDYGHVQFYNLSYDKENTANTYHWDFGDGNISTEITPIHQYEHHDTYEVCLTLKNENGCESQFCDDISAGCTSDISVSVYSSRIYITDNSLHHGDIYSRNWRVNGDYFNENDEDKKYIEIDNYSGKYNINDLEICLSLDGRVDCSDYCVQMKSYTSIESRQNTSLFYSTFPNPFNQTLHLEFPQNTNLLQITILDASGKMIYFHDNPNKKITLQTESWQTGLYFLQVVTPTEVSSQRILKIE; this comes from the coding sequence ATGAAGAACCTACTTTTACTCACTATTTCCCTGTTTTTTTGTACTACTTTGTGGAGCAAGTGTTCTATCAGAATACAGGATTACTACCCTGATTATAAGGATGATACAGGACTGACCTATATTTTCAAAGTAAGAGACTATGCAAATTCTTCTCACTCTACTTGGGCTTTCGGGGACGGCGTTGTGAGAACTTTTGATTATAGCGGAGTGGGAAAAGACCGAATGGAAATCCACCGCTACCAATTTCCAGGCATTTACCATGTAGTGGTTACTACCTGTGAAGGAGCAAAAGACGATGTTACGATTGTAGCAGAAGGAAATTATTACATTCCTTCTTGTGAAGAACGGTTTGAATACAATATTGAAGTATTGCCCAAACATAATGAATTGAATTTGAATTTGAAATACCAACTCTATAACCATACAGCGTGGTTATTGGATGGCGAAAAATTGTTTTTGGGAGATAGCCTTAACGAAACCATTTATTATCCAAGCAAACGAGATTTGATTGTATCTTCTTGGGACAAAAGTGGCTACTTTATGTGTAAAGACAAATTACTTTTGGATTTTGAAGTTGATTTTCATTCAGATTTTACTTATCGTCTTAATTCATATAACCATCCCCTCATGCACTTTTACAATAAGAGTTGGGGTGAAGAATACCTATCAACTTGGAGTTTTGGAGATGGTATTGTTTCTAATTACCTCAACCCAAGTCATAGCTTTACCGATGTTGGAACTTACGAAGTTTGCTTGTATGTAGAGGATACTACTTTGGTGCAAACTGCCAATCTTTGCCAAAAAGTGACAATAAATTGCATTGGAGATTTCACTTTTGAATTGGATACGGCTTATGCCAATGTCGTACATTTTAATTTCGAGAATACAGGTCTGGGTGTGTTGCCAGTTTTTACCTTCAGCAATGGCGATGTAGTTCAACCTACCAAAACTTCTTTTACACACATATTTCCCGACACCTACAAAGACATTTCGGTATGTGCCAAAAGTCCTTTGGAGGGCTGTCCAGAATACTACTGTCATGCCATACAATTTTCTACCCGAACACGATGTGAAGCCAAATTTAAGGTACGTCCTCTTAGAGAGGGATTTTATTATTTCTTTGAAAACACCTCTGAATATGAAGGCGAAAACCCGTCATTCAACTGGAATCCTGCACCTTATGGCTATTACAGTGATAAAGATAGTACAGAACACATTATTCATGGAAATTACCACAACTTCAATTCAACAAATCCAGTATTGAAACTCACTATGGAAGATGGCTGTTATTCAGAATATACAGGTGATAAGGTGTATTACGCCAAAGACATAGACCGCATTTTCAGACCTGCTCCTTGTTTTATTGTAACCGAAACTACTCCAAACGCTTATCAATTTGAAAACCTCACTCCTTTTGCACATTCTTATCTTTGGGATTTTGGAGATGGACTTACAGATACCAGTAAAAATGTTACTCACCATTACGAATCAGAAGGCTTTTATCAAGTTTGTTTGACTGCTTATAAGGGAGGAGGTTTTACCGAAGTTGTCTCTCAAAGTTTTTGTGAATGGCTAAATATTGGCAATATAGACACCTGTGCAGCTCGATTTTTGCCGCTTAGATACTATCAGTTTGACTATGGACATGTTCAATTCTACAATTTATCCTACGACAAGGAAAATACTGCGAATACTTATCATTGGGATTTTGGGGACGGAAACATTTCTACCGAAATCACTCCGATACATCAATACGAACACCATGACACCTATGAGGTATGTTTGACATTAAAGAACGAAAATGGATGTGAGAGCCAATTTTGCGATGATATTTCAGCGGGGTGTACATCAGACATATCCGTCAGTGTATATAGCTCAAGAATTTATATAACAGATAACAGCTTGCATCACGGAGACATCTATTCCCGAAATTGGAGAGTCAATGGAGATTACTTCAATGAGAATGATGAAGATAAAAAGTACATTGAAATAGACAATTACTCAGGTAAGTATAATATCAATGATTTGGAAATTTGCTTGAGTTTGGATGGTAGAGTAGATTGCAGTGATTATTGTGTCCAAATGAAATCCTATACCAGCATTGAAAGTCGTCAAAACACTTCTTTATTCTATTCAACTTTCCCGAACCCCTTCAATCAAACCTTACATTTAGAGTTTCCTCAAAATACAAATCTCCTGCAAATCACAATTTTGGATGCGAGTGGAAAAATGATTTATTTCCATGATAATCCAAACAAGAAAATAACGCTTCAAACTGAATCTTGGCAAACAGGATTGTACTTTTTGCAGGTTGTCACACCAACCGAAGTAAGCAGCCAGAGAATTTTGAAAATCGAGTAA
- a CDS encoding RagB/SusD family nutrient uptake outer membrane protein — MKHIKQLFFFLMFFTLIGCEDILEPEPIGIARFDAATAITNLDDAELALIGAYDGLQTQIISNAVEYDYYGVSFAVAGDLIADNLLATTTFTSYTNIDNLDATSDNITTERIWNAMYQVINRANNIIERAASIDGANSIIAEAKFLRALAYFDLVRTYALPPTSSVGSPTKDLGVPIVLQPIEGPGDLQTIGRNTVSEVYAQVVADLQSAAADLPDANADGRANKWAATALLARAYLYMGQYAQATSTAESVINSGNFALNGNFSNNFVTEFSGESIFEIDFGPALADDNVLARDLFDSNQGALQRFTPTQSIYNAFEAGDSRLTATLGNTDIPYTVADAFVKKYFRLSSNDDNFIVSRLAEMYLIVAEADAQANSALTDKALTALNTLRERAFGDSNHNYGSGMDLTTFLAAVANERRVELAFENHRSFDLLRTNQVAATTGDNPLRYIFPIPIRELQINGDVMVQNEGY, encoded by the coding sequence ATGAAACATATAAAACAGCTTTTCTTTTTCCTCATGTTCTTCACACTAATAGGTTGTGAAGACATCTTAGAACCCGAACCAATTGGCATTGCCCGATTCGATGCAGCGACTGCGATTACCAACCTTGATGATGCAGAATTGGCTCTCATTGGAGCGTATGACGGACTGCAAACGCAAATCATCTCCAACGCAGTAGAATATGATTATTATGGAGTGAGTTTTGCAGTGGCGGGTGACTTGATTGCAGACAACTTATTGGCAACTACGACTTTTACCTCCTATACCAACATTGACAATTTGGATGCAACTTCCGATAACATCACCACAGAACGCATCTGGAATGCGATGTATCAGGTCATCAATCGAGCCAATAACATCATCGAAAGAGCCGCTTCAATTGATGGTGCAAATAGTATCATTGCAGAAGCCAAGTTTTTGCGGGCATTGGCGTATTTTGATTTGGTGCGAACTTACGCTTTGCCGCCAACTAGTTCGGTGGGCAGTCCGACTAAGGATTTGGGTGTACCGATTGTATTGCAGCCCATTGAAGGACCAGGAGATTTGCAGACGATTGGTAGAAACACGGTTTCGGAAGTGTATGCTCAGGTAGTGGCGGATTTGCAGTCAGCAGCAGCAGATTTACCTGATGCAAATGCTGATGGACGAGCGAACAAATGGGCGGCAACGGCTCTATTAGCAAGAGCTTACCTCTATATGGGGCAGTATGCTCAGGCTACTTCAACGGCGGAATCAGTTATCAATAGCGGTAATTTTGCTTTGAATGGTAATTTCTCCAACAACTTTGTGACCGAATTTAGCGGCGAATCCATTTTTGAGATTGACTTTGGGCCTGCTTTGGCGGACGACAATGTCTTGGCGAGGGACTTATTCGACTCGAATCAAGGGGCTTTGCAGCGTTTCACTCCTACCCAAAGTATTTACAATGCTTTTGAAGCGGGTGACAGCCGATTGACTGCGACTTTGGGTAATACAGACATTCCTTATACGGTGGCGGACGCTTTTGTGAAAAAGTATTTTCGATTGAGTAGCAATGACGATAATTTTATTGTTTCGAGGTTGGCGGAAATGTATTTGATTGTGGCGGAAGCGGATGCACAAGCCAATAGTGCATTGACAGACAAGGCTTTGACGGCTTTGAATACGCTTAGAGAACGGGCGTTTGGTGACAGCAATCACAACTATGGCAGTGGCATGGATTTGACGACTTTTTTGGCGGCAGTGGCGAATGAGCGTCGCGTGGAATTGGCATTTGAAAACCATCGTTCTTTTGATTTGTTGCGTACCAATCAAGTAGCAGCTACTACGGGCGACAATCCTTTGCGCTATATTTTCCCGATTCCGATTCGAGAATTGCAGATCAATGGGGATGTGATGGTGCAGAATGAGGGGTATTGA
- a CDS encoding TonB-dependent receptor, which translates to MKHLWFILLLFSIVSVDALAQSRTLTGTVTDSADEPIIGANVVVAGTTIGTVTDIDGKYSLVVPEDAKQLVISFIGFQSITFPIEASNVIDASLKAGVDLTEVLVVGYGTQQKRDITGSVANLSIEDLQTVPVTSIEQGLQGRIAGVDILQNSGTPGSAINVRIRGGTSILGDNQPLYIVDGVPITTGNPSGLDDILSGQEIDATADINANEIESITVLKDAAAAALYGSRAANGVVIINTKRGQQGKTKFNFNAYRGFQQDMNRLEFLSGPEHLRISDIALEPYGLVVADLLGSDAVESYGGVFNENTGTWDYSNVGTTDWQEEVLRTAPISNYELSAKGGSENTRFYTGFSLFDQEGIVIGSSYKRFNGRFNLDHQASEDLSLSLSLGLSRSENERIVSDNTIYSPFANSIALPTFVPAYDENGDFGPTIGAYDNPLAIAEYDQQLSLQHRILGNIAGTYQIAPSLSFTTRWSADMLFLKEDFFWNPLVGQAVGRGGEANTATALVTKYVNENTLNFNTEIGENQKFDALLGFSWEKNHTERSSLQATGFPNVEFTTINAATNYTDGFSSYTDYGIVSYFSRFNYSINNKYRASFSLRLDGSSRFGENNRYALFPAGSLGWTVSDEPFLSNSNTVSNMNLRLSYGLTGNQSIDNFASRGLYAAGRNYAGSSGTAPEQLGNPDLTWEETSQFNMGLDLAFFKGRVALTADYYIKNTTELLLPRPISGTTGFTQIQQNVGEIENKGIEFLLTTYNITNGGDGFNWNTNFNLGYNKPMVKALNNDEPLFYGLGGDSNAFIVGEVPAALYGFESTGIFQSEEEIAVSPQADTAVPGDLIYTDVDGDGAITGNDKKVIGSPWPNVFGGITNTFSFKGFELSAFFSYSFGNDLYWLQSIYATDFGPFDAQLAKMANYWTPENPNTDVPQPFAFGDHTRQGSHMVFDASYIRLKNLTLAYNFSSSLTQKLGLEKIRLYAQGQNLMTSTDYPGLDPEANSGGADGTNRGYDFYAYPQARTITFGVNLGF; encoded by the coding sequence ATGAAACACTTATGGTTTATTTTACTCTTATTTTCAATCGTTTCGGTAGATGCGTTAGCGCAAAGCCGCACACTTACAGGAACGGTGACAGACTCGGCAGACGAGCCCATCATTGGGGCAAATGTCGTAGTAGCAGGCACAACGATTGGAACTGTCACCGATATTGACGGAAAATATTCGCTGGTTGTTCCCGAAGATGCCAAACAATTGGTGATCAGTTTTATTGGGTTTCAATCCATTACCTTCCCCATTGAAGCCTCCAATGTCATTGACGCAAGCCTCAAAGCAGGTGTGGATTTGACCGAAGTATTGGTGGTCGGATATGGCACACAGCAAAAACGGGATATCACAGGCTCAGTCGCCAATTTGTCCATTGAAGACCTCCAAACCGTACCCGTCACGAGCATCGAACAGGGATTGCAGGGGCGCATTGCAGGAGTCGACATTCTCCAAAATTCAGGCACACCTGGTTCGGCAATCAATGTACGCATCAGAGGCGGAACGTCTATTTTAGGAGACAACCAACCGCTCTACATCGTTGATGGAGTACCGATTACCACGGGAAACCCGTCTGGATTGGACGATATTTTGAGCGGACAAGAAATTGACGCAACGGCTGACATCAACGCCAACGAAATCGAATCCATCACCGTATTGAAAGATGCAGCAGCAGCAGCCTTGTATGGTTCAAGAGCTGCAAATGGCGTGGTGATTATCAACACCAAACGAGGACAACAAGGCAAAACAAAATTCAATTTCAATGCCTATCGTGGCTTTCAACAAGACATGAACCGCCTCGAATTTTTATCAGGCCCAGAACATTTGCGAATTTCCGACATTGCCTTAGAGCCTTATGGTTTGGTTGTTGCGGATTTGTTGGGAAGCGATGCCGTTGAATCCTATGGCGGTGTATTCAATGAAAACACAGGCACTTGGGACTACTCCAATGTCGGCACAACCGATTGGCAAGAAGAAGTTTTGCGGACGGCTCCAATTAGCAACTACGAATTGTCGGCAAAAGGGGGAAGCGAAAACACCCGTTTTTACACAGGTTTTTCTCTTTTCGACCAAGAGGGAATCGTCATTGGGTCGAGCTACAAACGCTTCAATGGTCGCTTCAATCTTGACCACCAAGCAAGTGAAGACCTTTCCTTGAGTTTGAGTTTGGGCTTGTCACGTTCTGAAAACGAGCGAATTGTGTCCGACAATACCATTTATTCGCCTTTCGCCAACTCTATCGCATTGCCTACTTTCGTACCTGCTTACGACGAAAATGGTGATTTTGGCCCTACGATTGGTGCGTATGACAATCCACTTGCGATTGCAGAATACGACCAACAGTTGAGTTTGCAGCACCGCATTTTGGGCAACATTGCAGGAACGTACCAAATCGCTCCTTCGCTTTCTTTCACCACCCGATGGTCGGCGGATATGCTGTTCCTCAAAGAAGATTTTTTCTGGAATCCATTGGTCGGTCAAGCAGTCGGCAGGGGCGGTGAAGCCAATACTGCAACTGCACTCGTCACCAAATATGTGAACGAAAACACCTTGAACTTCAATACTGAAATAGGTGAAAACCAAAAATTTGACGCCTTGTTGGGTTTTAGCTGGGAGAAAAACCACACCGAACGTTCTTCGCTTCAAGCCACTGGTTTTCCGAATGTTGAATTTACAACTATCAATGCCGCCACCAATTATACAGACGGCTTTTCGTCCTATACCGACTATGGAATCGTGTCTTATTTTTCCCGCTTCAATTACAGCATCAACAACAAATACCGAGCGTCTTTCAGTTTGCGTTTAGACGGTTCTTCCCGATTTGGCGAAAACAACCGATATGCGCTATTTCCCGCAGGTTCATTGGGATGGACAGTTTCGGATGAGCCTTTTTTGTCCAATTCCAACACGGTTAGCAACATGAATTTGCGATTGAGTTATGGACTAACAGGAAACCAATCTATTGACAATTTTGCCTCTCGTGGCTTATATGCCGCAGGGCGAAACTATGCAGGTAGTTCTGGTACTGCTCCCGAACAATTGGGCAACCCCGATTTGACATGGGAAGAAACTTCGCAGTTCAATATGGGCTTAGATCTTGCCTTCTTCAAAGGCAGAGTAGCATTGACGGCTGATTATTACATCAAAAACACCACTGAATTACTGCTTCCCCGTCCAATTTCTGGTACAACTGGATTCACACAAATACAACAAAACGTGGGTGAAATCGAAAACAAAGGCATAGAATTTCTTTTGACCACCTACAATATCACCAACGGTGGTGATGGCTTCAATTGGAATACCAACTTCAATTTAGGCTATAACAAACCTATGGTCAAAGCCTTAAACAACGATGAACCTTTGTTTTACGGTTTAGGAGGTGATTCCAATGCTTTTATCGTAGGTGAAGTTCCTGCAGCATTGTACGGTTTTGAGTCGACAGGTATTTTCCAAAGTGAGGAAGAAATTGCAGTCAGTCCACAAGCGGATACGGCTGTTCCCGGAGATTTGATTTATACGGATGTGGATGGCGATGGAGCAATTACAGGCAATGACAAAAAAGTAATCGGTTCGCCCTGGCCCAATGTTTTTGGAGGAATCACCAATACCTTTTCCTTCAAAGGTTTTGAATTGAGTGCTTTCTTTTCTTATTCTTTCGGCAACGATTTGTATTGGCTTCAATCTATTTATGCCACCGATTTTGGTCCTTTTGATGCTCAATTGGCAAAAATGGCGAATTATTGGACTCCCGAAAACCCGAATACCGATGTACCTCAGCCTTTTGCATTTGGTGACCATACCCGACAAGGTAGTCACATGGTTTTTGATGCGTCTTACATTCGATTGAAAAACTTGACTTTAGCCTACAATTTTTCGTCCAGTTTGACTCAAAAATTGGGTTTGGAGAAAATCCGTTTGTATGCTCAGGGACAAAACCTGATGACAAGTACGGATTATCCTGGATTGGACCCAGAGGCTAATTCTGGTGGAGCAGACGGTACGAATCGAGGCTACGATTTTTATGCCTATCCACAGGCTCGAACAATTACGTTTGGGGTGAATTTGGGATTTTAG
- a CDS encoding cold-shock protein → MATGTVKWYNESKGYGFIEPDDGSADLFVHVTSVQKAGMDGLREGQKVSYEIEIGRSGKPGAVDLSSM, encoded by the coding sequence ATGGCTACAGGCACAGTAAAATGGTATAATGAATCAAAAGGATATGGCTTCATTGAACCTGATGATGGAAGCGCGGATCTATTTGTTCATGTAACATCAGTACAGAAAGCGGGTATGGATGGCTTACGAGAAGGTCAAAAAGTGTCATATGAGATCGAGATAGGGCGTAGTGGCAAACCTGGGGCAGTCGACCTTAGTTCAATGTAG